One Microbacterium marinum genomic window carries:
- a CDS encoding HAD family hydrolase, whose product MLDPFAEGPSAPRALLLDADGVVFAPMVHRDTIRVLTEQVVRRLTTAAIEHDVDRVRGALEHGLRAISERDATLRHRRVPREVPAETVAAVLTAELDADARSALLRDAAALSGDLDAALWQRDPRPQAVEAIAVAHSRGIPVALIGDAPPGHRRRALLSAGSLSPMVTAQVFSEEVGVRRPHPRSIEVAAALLGVHPVDAWYVGSHPRRDLLAARRAGVGHVLAVRDESDVATLVAALRDSPAPRTRPRTPRRGTLLTSDESDAADEIDDVA is encoded by the coding sequence GTGCTCGATCCCTTCGCCGAGGGGCCCTCGGCTCCGCGCGCCCTCCTGCTCGACGCCGACGGTGTCGTCTTCGCCCCGATGGTCCACCGGGACACGATCAGGGTGCTCACCGAACAGGTCGTGAGGCGTCTGACCACGGCGGCGATCGAACACGACGTCGACCGGGTGCGCGGCGCGCTCGAGCACGGACTGCGGGCGATCTCCGAGCGTGACGCCACCCTCCGGCACCGTCGCGTGCCGCGAGAGGTTCCCGCCGAGACGGTCGCCGCCGTCCTCACCGCCGAACTCGACGCTGACGCGCGATCCGCCCTTCTCCGTGACGCCGCCGCGCTCAGCGGCGACCTCGACGCCGCGCTCTGGCAGCGCGACCCTCGCCCGCAGGCCGTCGAGGCGATCGCCGTCGCCCACAGCCGCGGCATCCCGGTCGCCCTCATCGGCGACGCCCCGCCCGGACACCGACGCAGGGCGCTGTTGTCAGCGGGCTCGCTCTCGCCGATGGTCACGGCTCAGGTCTTCAGCGAGGAGGTGGGCGTCCGTCGGCCGCATCCGCGGAGCATCGAGGTCGCCGCCGCCCTGCTCGGCGTCCATCCCGTCGACGCCTGGTACGTCGGCAGTCACCCCCGCCGGGACCTTCTCGCCGCCCGACGAGCCGGCGTCGGCCACGTGCTCGCGGTGCGTGACGAGTCCGACGTGGCGACGCTCGTCGCCGCACTGCGGGACTCGCCCGCCCCGCGGACCCGACCGCGCACGCCCCGCCGCGGCACGCTCCTCACCTCCGACGAGTCGGATGCCGCCGACGAGATCGACGACGTGGCCTAG
- a CDS encoding bifunctional nuclease family protein, with amino-acid sequence MVQVRVAGVAVDAAGDHVILLKPVDTLPGAGRVLPIWIGAQEATSILIAIEGVEAPRPLAHDLMSAMLAGMGATVTRVEVTRVEDGTFYAEVTIAASGVLTLDARPSDAVALASRTGAPIFVADSVLAEAGIVDITAEDEEADPEENVAEFKRFLDDVDPDDFRDGR; translated from the coding sequence ATGGTTCAGGTGCGTGTGGCGGGCGTCGCGGTGGATGCCGCCGGCGACCACGTCATCCTGCTGAAACCCGTCGACACCCTGCCCGGTGCCGGCCGGGTCCTTCCGATCTGGATCGGCGCACAGGAGGCGACGTCGATCCTCATCGCGATCGAGGGCGTGGAGGCGCCTCGCCCACTCGCGCACGACCTCATGAGCGCCATGCTCGCGGGAATGGGCGCCACCGTGACCCGGGTGGAGGTCACGCGGGTGGAGGACGGCACGTTCTACGCCGAGGTGACGATCGCGGCATCCGGTGTCCTCACCCTGGATGCACGTCCGTCGGATGCCGTCGCTCTCGCGTCGCGTACGGGTGCCCCGATCTTCGTCGCCGACTCCGTGCTCGCCGAGGCCGGGATCGTGGACATCACGGCGGAGGACGAGGAGGCCGATCCCGAGGAGAACGTGGCGGAGTTCAAGCGGTTCCTCGACGACGTCGATCCGGACGACTTCCGGGACGGGCGCTAG